The Victivallaceae bacterium genome contains a region encoding:
- a CDS encoding DUF1186 domain-containing protein, with the protein MDVAHILEDLAYDVGSLPREAIEAAVAKRDIISPYLLSILEEAIDRIPEIIEDESYQGHLYAMYLLAQFREIRAFPLIMQLFSFSGDIPHAIAGDVLTEDLPRIMASLCDNIRLIQEIIENPNINEYVRAAAETSLVVMVGVGKQDRNSVIDYFRQLLEYKLEKVQSFAWDNLIAVACSLYPEELLISIKKAFDADLIDPSFISFEDVTNIINEETKRDCLLELHQTTELIEDTLSEMEKWLENDPISPFENY; encoded by the coding sequence ATGGACGTTGCTCATATTTTAGAGGATTTAGCTTATGACGTCGGTTCTCTTCCTCGGGAAGCTATTGAAGCGGCCGTTGCTAAAAGGGATATTATATCCCCTTATCTACTATCTATCCTTGAAGAAGCCATAGATCGGATTCCCGAGATCATAGAAGATGAAAGCTATCAAGGTCATTTATATGCCATGTACTTATTGGCTCAATTCAGGGAAATTAGAGCCTTTCCTTTAATCATGCAGCTGTTTTCATTCTCCGGAGACATACCTCATGCCATCGCCGGAGATGTGCTTACCGAAGACCTCCCACGTATTATGGCTAGTTTGTGTGATAATATTCGTCTTATTCAAGAAATCATCGAAAATCCCAATATTAACGAATACGTCAGAGCAGCTGCAGAAACCAGTCTCGTGGTTATGGTGGGCGTAGGTAAACAAGACCGTAATTCCGTAATCGATTATTTTCGACAACTTCTTGAATATAAGTTAGAAAAAGTTCAATCTTTTGCTTGGGACAATTTGATAGCCGTTGCCTGTTCCCTATATCCTGAAGAACTTCTGATTTCCATAAAAAAAGCTTTTGATGCCGATCTCATCGATCCGTCTTTTATCAGTTTTGAAGACGTTACCAATATCATTAATGAAGAGACGAAAAGAGATTGTCTGCTTGAGTTGCATCAGACAACGGAATTAATAGAAGATACGTTATCGGAAATGGAAAAATGGTTGGAAAACGATCCTATATCCCCGTTCGAGAATTACTAA
- a CDS encoding anion permease produces the protein MVGKRSYIPVRELLKKRGKVNKKRHFFSVLALLGVLIGLWFMPHPATISDQAWRLFAVFATTIMGVVLQPFPMGAVVVMGISILLFTKTLSLEQGLSGFHNPIAWLVLISFSIAKGIIKTGLGERVAYFFVKVLGRTPLGIAYGLTITDFLLAPAIPSVTARSGGIIFPVVTSLANSFGSSPDKSTSQLIGSYLIKVAYQASVITSAMFLTAMAGNPLLAALSESVNISLSWSTWAIAAIVPGILSLICMPIIIRKIYPPEIKSAKCKEAAETAKRKLKEMPPLSLKEKILLFIFFALIVLWIFGDYFGINATVAAMVGLSLLLIFDILDWKDVITNSTAWETFIWFGALIMMASYLNQFGFIPALGEYSAIIVKGLSWKIGFPILFLIYFYSHYLFASNTAHIGALFPVFLVVATSMGTDPMLAVLCFAFSSCLFGGLTQYGSGPAPIFYGSGYVTVKDWWRVGFIQSLFNIFIWFVLGSLWWKVLGLI, from the coding sequence ATGGTTGGAAAACGATCCTATATCCCCGTTCGAGAATTACTAAAAAAAAGAGGTAAAGTGAATAAAAAACGTCATTTTTTTTCGGTCTTAGCTTTATTGGGTGTTCTCATCGGCCTCTGGTTTATGCCTCATCCCGCAACGATTTCAGATCAGGCTTGGCGATTATTCGCCGTCTTCGCCACCACGATTATGGGTGTGGTTCTACAACCCTTTCCTATGGGAGCGGTTGTCGTTATGGGCATTAGCATACTACTTTTTACGAAAACTCTCTCTCTCGAACAGGGACTCTCCGGATTTCATAATCCTATAGCTTGGTTGGTTTTGATCTCGTTTTCCATAGCCAAAGGCATTATCAAAACAGGTCTCGGGGAAAGAGTAGCTTATTTTTTCGTAAAAGTACTGGGTAGAACCCCCTTAGGTATCGCTTACGGTCTTACCATAACCGATTTTTTGTTAGCGCCGGCTATACCCAGCGTCACCGCTCGTTCGGGAGGAATTATTTTTCCCGTAGTTACCAGTTTGGCCAACTCCTTCGGTAGCTCTCCGGATAAATCCACTTCGCAACTTATCGGTTCTTACCTCATAAAAGTGGCTTATCAAGCTTCGGTTATTACAAGCGCCATGTTTCTGACGGCAATGGCCGGAAACCCTCTGTTAGCCGCTCTTAGCGAAAGCGTAAACATCTCTCTTTCGTGGTCCACTTGGGCTATTGCCGCTATAGTTCCCGGTATTTTGAGTTTAATTTGTATGCCTATCATCATAAGGAAAATTTATCCCCCCGAAATCAAAAGCGCTAAATGTAAAGAAGCTGCCGAAACGGCGAAAAGAAAATTAAAGGAAATGCCTCCTTTAAGTCTTAAGGAAAAAATACTTCTTTTTATTTTCTTTGCCCTCATTGTTCTCTGGATCTTCGGAGATTATTTCGGAATCAATGCTACCGTAGCGGCCATGGTCGGCCTATCTCTTCTTTTGATTTTCGATATTCTTGATTGGAAAGATGTAATCACCAATTCTACGGCCTGGGAAACATTTATTTGGTTCGGAGCTCTCATTATGATGGCTTCTTATCTTAATCAATTCGGTTTCATACCCGCATTAGGAGAATATAGCGCAATTATCGTTAAAGGATTATCCTGGAAGATCGGCTTCCCTATTCTATTTCTGATTTATTTTTATTCTCATTATTTGTTTGCCAGCAACACTGCTCATATAGGAGCTCTTTTTCCGGTATTCCTGGTTGTAGCGACTTCTATGGGAACAGACCCGATGCTTGCCGTTCTTTGTTTCGCTTTTTCAAGCTGTCTTTTTGGAGGATTAACGCAATACGGTAGTGGACCTGCTCCCATATTTTACGGTTCGGGATACGTAACGGTCAAAGATTGGTGGAGAGTCGGATTCATTCAAAGCTTATTCAATATTTTCATATGGTTTGTCCTAGGAAGCTTGTGGTGGAAAGTATTAGGATTGATTTAG